One part of the Candidatus Eisenbacteria bacterium genome encodes these proteins:
- a CDS encoding PorV/PorQ family protein: MRKFLVRRCCRKALKTTVLSIAVLSVAVALLCPSLALSQASLGGQRVGTASGTFLKLPTSARGTAMGGAYVALTDDAASAGWNPAGLASITQKGFSVSYVQWFAGIDYTFATYAQPWPWFSGSAGVFFGSLSTMMDETSEDMPYGTGRRFAFNDWVAGVSLARRLTDKLLVGANIKYFREELGTDVGGPVTNTWLLDVGTKYYVGLSTVRMAMLLRDFGPELKPSGTFTGTFDGATVTQDYEGFTTPTTFKFGVAFDPVQRDPHKVTATLEMNHYADNAETIRAGLEYTVADIAALRGGYDLNSNVMGLSLGAGLKVKFAGVGGTLDYSYSKTEYLGNVNIFSMNLSF; encoded by the coding sequence ATGAGAAAGTTTCTTGTGAGACGTTGCTGTCGTAAGGCATTGAAAACTACGGTTCTCTCGATAGCTGTCCTTTCGGTGGCGGTTGCTCTCCTCTGTCCGAGTCTTGCCCTCTCGCAAGCGAGTCTGGGGGGGCAGAGAGTGGGGACCGCTTCGGGAACCTTCCTCAAGCTACCTACCTCTGCGCGTGGGACGGCTATGGGTGGGGCGTACGTAGCTTTGACGGACGACGCCGCATCTGCCGGATGGAACCCTGCGGGGCTGGCTTCGATCACGCAGAAAGGCTTCTCGGTCTCGTACGTCCAGTGGTTTGCAGGCATTGACTACACGTTCGCCACGTATGCCCAACCGTGGCCCTGGTTCAGCGGTTCAGCGGGCGTCTTCTTCGGCTCTCTCAGCACAATGATGGATGAAACCTCCGAAGACATGCCGTACGGAACCGGGCGAAGATTCGCCTTCAACGACTGGGTCGCCGGAGTTTCCCTTGCGAGAAGGCTGACGGACAAGCTCCTCGTGGGTGCAAACATCAAGTACTTCAGGGAAGAGCTGGGAACGGACGTGGGCGGTCCCGTGACCAACACGTGGCTGCTTGACGTGGGGACTAAGTACTACGTGGGACTCAGCACCGTGCGGATGGCCATGCTGCTCAGGGATTTCGGCCCCGAGCTCAAGCCGTCGGGCACGTTCACCGGCACGTTTGACGGCGCCACGGTCACACAGGACTATGAAGGCTTCACGACTCCGACTACGTTCAAGTTCGGAGTGGCCTTCGACCCGGTGCAACGAGATCCTCACAAGGTCACGGCCACGCTCGAGATGAACCACTACGCCGACAACGCGGAAACCATCAGGGCGGGTCTTGAGTATACTGTGGCCGACATCGCGGCCCTGAGAGGTGGCTACGATCTTAACTCGAACGTTATGGGGCTTTCGCTCGGTGCCGGGCTCAAGGTCAAGTTCGCCGGCGTGGGTGGCACCCTGGACTACTCCTACTCGAAAACCGAATACTTGGGAAACGTGAACATCTTCAGCATGAATCTGTCTTTCTAA